agggagggagggaggaagagagagaatgactggtcccttcctctcccctcccatctATCTCTCTTTGGAACAGATGTGggatggggagtgggggagggaaacTGGATAAAGCAGGAGGGAAGAGTGGTGTGCCCCGGATTAAGAGGTTTTGTGATGGAGGGCCACACTgagagaggagggagcagagccctcGTGCCTATGACGTTAGAGAGGAGGAAAAACAGGCAAGACAGCGGAGGGcgggtgtgagagagagaggaagagagaaagcgaGGATAGGAGGCTTGGAAGCAGGTAGCCCCAGACTGCAGCCAGCTTCTGCCTGGGATCTCCTGAGCCACCAAATCCCCCAGGCAGCCTGGACCCCAGGGTCCCTGAGAGCTGCCCTGAGGATGGGCACTGGATTAGTGGTCATGCCTCCTCCTGTGTGGGGGCTGCTGGGCTGCTGTTTCCTTTTTGACTGGGCTGTAGGGGGTCCGAGGCCCCTCCGCTCTCTGCCCGCACTGTCCTCACAAGTcgagccaggatctgaacccatGTGGGTGCCCTCGGAGGGAGCTGAGGCAGCCCTGGTTTTTCTCTACTCTGGAGACGCCAAACAGCTGTCGGGGGCTAATTGCAGTGAGCGCTATGAAGCCCATGGGGCAGGAGCCAGACCAGGGCTCCCCCCAGTCCTGTGGAGGGCAGCGGGCACCGTTACCCAGGCCGCCAATTTCCTCAACATGCTGCTGCAAGCCAACGACATCCGGGAGTCCagtgtggaggaggatgtggagtggTACCAGGCACTGGTCCGTAGCGTGGCGGAGGGGGACCCAAGGGCCTACCGGGCTTTGCTGACCTTTAATCCTTCACCAGGGGCCAGCCACCTGCAGCTGGCCCTGCAGGCCACCCGGATTGGGGAGGAGACTGTCCTTCAGGATTTGTCGGGGAACAGGGTGCAGGAGGAGAGCCCAACCGGGGTCCTGGACACCCCTGATCTGCAGAAGCGGGTGCTGACCAATGACCTAGGGAGCCTTGGCAGTCCCAAGTGGCCACAGGGTGATGGATACGTGGGGGACATGCAGCACGTGAGGCTGTCCCCTCCCTTCCTGGAGTGCCAAGAGGGCTGGCTCCGTCCCGGCTGGCTTGTCACACTCTCAGCCACCTTCTATGGACTTAAGCCAGACCTCAGCCCGGAGGTCAGGTAAGTGGGTTTGTGCAGGATTTGATGCTCTTGTGAGTTTGTGGGGGCAGGGGCTCCAAGTCCAGCCAGCTGTGCTTAGGCCATTTGGCATGCACATGTGTGTCTGGGGGGCACAGATGTGTGCGTCTGCATTCAGCTGTTTGTATTTGCATTCGGTTGTATGTATTTGCAGTTGACTCTGGGAATCTGTAACTGCATGTTAAAACATACAGGTGTGTGTACACACTATATATGAATCAATCCATTTACATGTCgttatatacacatgtgtgtttGTACAGATGTGGGGATGTAGCTGAGCATAGGTCCTGGCCCCTAGATCTGGGTAGTGGGTACAAGGCAGGAGAGGGCTTGGTGTGGATGACAGTGACAATCCATGCACCGGCTTCTCAGAGGAGCCAGGTGGGCACCCCAGGAGTGAAATCCGCTGCTCTCGAGCAATCTAGAACTGAAAAAGGGAGATTCTCCAAGGGAAGGAAACACTTGAGGGGAAGTTTTGAACAATTGCCCTTTCTGTTGAAGAGCTGGCTGGGTCCCTGGGGTCCCTCCCAGTGGCTATATTCTCACATCAAGTCCTGACCCAGGAGATGATGATACTCCTCAAATAACAGACCTCCTCCCTCTACCCAAGAGGTGCTTGGGAGCCCTGACTGGAAGGAGGGAACAAACAGGTACTGTGCATTCAGCAGTCAGTGTTGTTTTCCCAGCTATGTATCTCCATTCATTGTCCCCAGCAGAGTTCCTCTCCTGGctgcaggcagcctggctccttgCCAGCTCTCTCCCACTCAGCCCAGAGCAGGGGTTATGAGCCCTTGGGCCAAGCACCTCTGATCCTGGACTCCTCCATTCCCTATCTTCTTTGCTGTGATCAATTCAGACTTGGTTTGGGCAGAGTGAGGAGGTGGTTAATAGCTGAGCTTTGTCTGCATGTGTgcgagtgtatatatatatatatgcagtgggGAAGTGTGAAGATCCATTTCAGACAAATCATCAGAGCCACAGCCTCCTGTATGTCTTGCCCCCTCCCTTCACCCATTGATAGAAACCAGGAAATGCTAAGATGTTGAAAAGCTggaaggatgggggtgggggtggggaaaaaCCTAGGGGGAGGATTATCAGTGCAGAGACAGTGAGGGTTAATAGCACTGAAAAATGGAATGCAAGTGTGCCCTCTCTCCTGGCACTCTGTGGCCAACGTGCTGAAGTTTATAAAGCTTGCCTTGCCCCCTCATCTGGGGTCCAAGGACACATGTTCCCCTTGGCATCCTTCACTTTTCCCCTAACTGCCAATTCACTGCCCTAGGGGGCAGGTGCAGATGGACGTAGATCTTCAGAGCGTGGACATCAATCAGTGTGCCAACAGCCCGGGCTGGTACTCTAACACACACCTGTGTGACCTCAACAGCACCCAGGTAAGGATAAGGAGGATGGGAGGGAGCCCTGGGGTcttgcctccctctccctttcccatcACTGCCATCACTCAGCTCTTAGGAGCAGCTGACAAAGGCACACCAACCTCTCAAGGCTTCAGGGGAGTCCTTAATGATGAGATAAGTAGAGATGAGATACCAGGCTTTATAAGTGAAGACACTTACAGcctacccccacctccacctgagATAGCCACCCTCACGCCTTTGAAATCTCAGTGTGCCTCCctggctgctctcccttctggtATTGCGTGCTCCAGGATTCCTTCCCAGGACCACCTCCTGAGCCACTGTTAATCATCCCCTTTCTTTCTCCTGAACCACAGTTTCCATGTCAACAGAGATCTGGTTTCCTTCTGACCCATAGAAGATGCTCTGTTGGGTGTTTGTTGAAATAAATGGAATTGCTGGTCAGGGTGTAGGAGAACTAGCCAAAGAAGGAGCTTGAAGGGTTCTGGGACTGGTGAAGGTGATGGAACCTAATCCAGATGCTGGCAAAATCAAAGAAGCTGTGGATGCAGGAGAATCCAGATAATGGAAAGCAATGGCTGGTAATCCTGCAAGCCCAGTACTGGGAAACTGGGAGGCCAGTGAACTAATCCGCTCCACAGTTACACTGACTGCATACTTGTTCCTGAGCTGAACCAAAGCCAAGGCAAGCCCTGCAGCctgctgggaggtggggtgggtttGGGCATCTGTTGCTCTTCAGGGCACATGTGTTTGGAGCTGTAAGTCCAGAGATGGACAAGGACTCCCATTGTCCAGTGCACTTTTAAACCCAGCCATATTCATGTCTCTGGGCATGCATTCATCTGATTGTGCAGACTGTGGCAGGAACAGAGCCCTTTCCAGTGGTCCGAGTGAAAGGAGAAGCTGGGCTGCGATTTCAGAAGCACCTTCTAGGTGAAGTCAGGGACTGGATATGGAATCTCCCTTCCTTTGTCCCACTGCTCTCTGTTCCTAGCCACTCCCCACAGTAGATCTGACCTCATCCACATGTTCATCTTCCCTGCCTGGCTCTGAGGTTTTCTCTATCCCCTGCTGGGCAAACATCAATGGGCGGAGGTGGAATAAAGAGCTGACCTTGGCATCCCACCAGCCTGGCGTTAGCCTGGCATTAGGGCTGGGGAGAGCAGTCCTGCACCTAAGTCAGATGGCCCCAATGCAGGAAGCTGCTCCTCTAGGGGGCCTTTTCAACTCACCTGTGTGCCAAAGAAGGCAACTGATAGGGACCCTTTGAAACAGGACATAGGCACACAGGTATGGTTGAGCTCAAAGTTCTCCCTGCTTCCACCTCCCCCAGCACCTTGCTCAAGCAAAAGCTGGGCACTGAGTAATGGGACCTGGGAGGCTCCTGTCACTGCCAGTCTGAATAAAAGGGTGAATCATCCCCATACTCTGCTTGGTGGTCTCATTGAGAAGAGAGGATATGGCAAGGGGGAGGCGCAGAGTAGAGTTTCCCGAGAGGAAAACCTCCCCAAGGACTGGGCAAGTTTTCTGGTGGGGCTCCTAGTGCAGACCCAGGAGCTGTGGACAGGAAGGTAGACAGAGCCTCCGTCTCTTCCCAGGACGGAAAGCCCCCTATAAATACCTATTGTGTTTGTCGTCCCACAGTGTGTCCCCCTGGAGAGTCAGGGCTTTGTCCTTGGCCGCTACCTCTGCCGCTGCCGACCCGGCTTCTACGGGGCAAGCAGCTCTGGGGGTATGTAAGCATGGTGAGGGCCAGGCTGGTGTTTTACAGGCTGGGCTGATTAGAGGGGGGCATCTGGGGAAGAAAGGCAGGTTGCTGTGAGACACTGGGAGAAAACTTGTGGGGCAAGGGCAGAAGGTTGAGAGAAGCAAGAGAGGTAGGCGCGGCCAATTTGGAGGTGTCTGTGCCTTCTGAGAATGAGCCTGTAACATGTCAGTCTGACCCTGCAGTGTGTCCTAGCCTGGCACCACCTCTTCCTGTTACCCTGACCTCCTCTGAAAGTACACACTTCCTCATTCCTACCCCTCTCAATCCTACCCCAGGGGTCACAGACCATAGGAACACAGGGAGATCACTGTGGTGACCACTGGGAGAGAAGGCTGGGGTCTCAGGATGCCCCAGCCATGACACTCTCTCTGCACCCATCTTGTTCTTTACAGGCTCAGAGGAGAGTGCTGCCCAACCTATCGGGCAATTCGGGTTCCCTCAAGGCAGCTccgggaggctgctgcggtgccAGCCATGTGCTGAGGGCTGCACCAGCTGCCTGGATGCCACACCGTGCCTGGTGGAGGAAGCCCTGGCACTACGGGCGGTGGTGCTGGCCTGTCAGACCTGCTGCATGCTGGCCGTCTTCCTGAGCATGCTGGTCTCCTACCGCTGCCGCCAGAGCAAGGCAAGGAGGGCCCACAGTTCTCTTCTACACATGTGTCCTACCCATCTGGGGTCTCCAGCACCAACTGGAGACCAGAGACCACATGAGACTAAAACTTGGGAGAAATGGGTTCTGGTCCTGATTCTTAATCTAACTCATGATGTGACATTAAGCAAATGGCCTCACCGCCTTAgacctgtttcctcacctgtaaaatgaaagcATTGGACTTGATTCAGAATACTGTGAAGGCACTAGGGGAAGTGATCTGGACCCTCATGGAGTTCCCAGCTGAATAGGGGAAGCAGAcatgtaaatgaaaggacagagCAGCAAGATAGGGGTAAGGATGGAGGTGTCAGTTGCAGCGGTAGCTCAGAGAGGAAACCGAGTATCCTGCCTGAGATGGTGTGGTAAGACTTACTGGAGAATGTGACATTAGAGCCATGCTTAAAGGTCAACTGACAGAGAAAGGAATATCTAGACAAGGAAGCAGCTGGACCCAAAGCTGGGAGGAAAGCATGAGATCTCTTCTGTTTCTAGCAATCTCTGATTCTAGCCCAGATCTGCAGCAAGGCCCAGGATTGGGAGGAGCATGGGGCTGGGGTGGTAGGGGCTATGGGAAACCTTGGACTTAGCCAGGCCTAGTGCCAATGGAGCTAAGAGCCAGCCCATGGTCGGAGTGGCTGTGGATGGAGAGGGCAGAGTTAATGTTACAGGGTGAAGCTTTAGCCCAGGGCCACAGTGTGACCCCTCCAACAGGCCTGAGACCCTCCTGCACCATCATGCAGGCTCTGTCCTCTTGCTGCCCTGTTTACATGCCTCTCTCTTTCCTGGGTTCACAGAGGATCCGGGCATCTGGGGTTGTACTGCTGGAAGCCATCCTTTTTGGATCCCTGCTGCTCTACTTCCCTGTGAGTTTGTGGCCAGAGGCTGATTCCACCTCCCAGGATCCTCCACAGTCCCAACCTGGCACCCTCCAAACCCCAGAATCCTTCTTCTCTGCCCTGTTGGGTAGATTCAGAGACCTCAAAATCCCCCTACTCATATCCACAAATGACAGGCCAGCCTAGTGAGCTCTGGAGCCAAACACTCCAGGCTTAAAAGAGCTCTATGACTCGCTGTGTGACTTAggacaagttacctaacctctctgataCTTAAGCTCCTCCTTTGCACAGTGGAGGCGATGATGCCTCTATGACAAAGCTGTTAGGAGGATCGGCAATGTGCTTAGCATAGGCCTGGCGCATAGTGGAAGTGCAGTAGAGAGCAGCTGtttttgccccctccccaccaggtcTTCATCCTGTACTTCAAGCCCAGTGTATTCCGCTGCATTGCTCTCCGCTGGGTCCGGCTGCTGGGTTTTGCCATTGTCTACGGCACCGTTATACTCAAGCTTTATAGGTAGGGTCTGGGGCATACCTTGCTCTGACGCTGCTCACTCCAGGCCACCCCAGCTCATTTATGGAATGTAGTTCTTCACAGCCAGACCCCTGTGAGCCCTACTCCTCTGTGCCCCCAAGGCCCGGCCCCAGCACTATGGCCTCCCCTCTATGTAACTGTTTTGGGGGTAAGAGGAGGCAGTGAACCAGGGGAGGGATGGGAGGACAGgtatgtgtggaggggagggaagtgatGGACAGGAAGCGATGGATGCACCCAGCACCCACACTCTAACCCTTGTAGAGTGCTCCAGCTGTTTCTGTCTCGGTCGGCCCAGCGGGGCCCCCACCTGAGCAGCGGGCGGCTGCTGCGGCGTCTGGGGCTGCTCCTGCTGCTCGTGCTGGGCTTCCTGGCTGTGTGGACGGCGGGGGTCCTGGAGCAGGGCATTCAGCACACACCTCTGGTGACCCGAGGCCACACTCCCACAGGCCGCCACTTCTACCTCTGCCACCATGACCGCTGGGACTACATCATGGTTGTGGGTGAGTTGCTTCAGCTGATCCCCGGCTCTGTACCTCCAGGGGTACCCCTGCCCTGGACCCAGATCGCTGGccctggctccccctcccctccctggcacAGCCTACAGAGAAAGCAGTGGCATGGCTGCTGAGGTGGTGCCCAGCTCTGACCCTCCTGATTCCTCCACAGCCGAGATGCTGCTCCTGTGCTGGGGCAGCTTCCTCTGCTATGCCACCCGGGCTGTCCCCTCAGCCTTCCACGAGCCGCGGTACCTGGGCATCGCCCTGCACAATGAGCTGCTGCTTTCTGCTGCCTTCCACGCAGCCAGGTGAGGACAGGCCCTCCTACCCACAACTCCTCCGACCCTAATGCCACCCAGGTGAGGGCACTGCCATCCCACAGTCCTCCTTGCAGCACCTGCTGCACCTCAGCCAGGTGAGGAAGGCCCCCCGCAGCTCTCCCTGTACCCCACAGATCTTCTTGTACCCCATGTCCCACCCAACACCTGAGAAGAGGAAGCACGCCCCACTCCTAATTCCTCTCCCACTCCACACcccaccaccctcctccccacacagGCTCCATTCTCATACCTCAGCCCTCCCAGCAGCAGGCCTGCTATGAGAGTCCACAAGGACCTGGCCCTGTGGTGAAGGTAGACAACCAACAGGGTGGTCCGTAACAGTTATATGCTATACAAGCAGCCAGAGAAGGCGAGCTGGAGTAGTCTGGGAGGGCTTCTTGGAGGTGGGGAATTAACATGAGCCCTGAGGTGGGACCTACATCCTAGAGGGGGCAGGAAGAAGGAGGAGTGCCCTCCTCACTCCACTCCAGGCAATCAGGgctagggctggggctggggaggagagccAGTGATACAGGTGAGAGGGAAGAGGCCACTCCCACCCACAGCTAATGATCCCCTCACCAACCCTCAGGTTTGTGCTGGTTCCCTCTCTGCACCCAGACTGGAcgctcctcctcttcttctttcaCACCCACAGCACGGTCACCACCACACTGGCTCTGATCTTCATCCCTAAGGTGAGGTCTTCTCCATCCTCAAGGTGAGGCAGACCCCACCCCTTTGCCAGGGGCAATGTGGATCTACTGTCACTGCAGTGCCCTCCCTAGGCCAGGGTGAGAATGACACCCTGGGGTGAGTGGGCCCTAAGCAAGAAGCCCACTTAGGAGTATAGGGGAAGGAAGCtactatttctctctctcccatcctTGAGCAAGGGAAATAAGAGCTAGAGCCGGGAGTGGTCCTTGTAACAACACAATTGGAAGGTTGGTGACTCTGAAAATCAATTCGGAAGCAGTTACAGAAAGATAGGAGGGGGAGCTGAAAGACATGGCTAGGAATTGTGGGgacagggagttgagaacccccCCAACTAGGTCTCTGAACTAGAGAAAATCAGGACGAGAGGGAACAAAAGTCCTTGGACCCCTAGAATTCCAAATCAGGGTGGGGGGTGTAAAGATTTATGGAGTAAATATGTATGCCTGGGGCAAGGAGCCAAGGTGAGTCTTTTTCCCAATCATGCCCACCCTGGCCAGTTCCGGAAGCCGGGGGCTCCTCCCCGAGAGGAGATCTTGGACGAGGTGTATGAGGATGAGCTGGACCTGCAGCGCTCAGGCTCCTACCTCAACAGCAGCATCGCCTCAGCCTGGAGCGAGCGCAGCCTGGACCCTGGAGACATCCGGGTAGgtgctgccctccctcctcctcttgatGCTGGCTTAGGAACTGTGCAGGGGCAGTGCTGCCCTGCCCCTGGGCTGTGCCACTGcaggccccctcccttcccctagcttttcctctctctcagacctgcctccctctcttctccaccACTGCCCTAAGCTGCTTCCCCTGACTCTATTCAAAGGAGGCCACACAAGTGGAAAGACCCCCAAAGCCCCAGAACCGAGATTCCTGAGGCCCAGGCCACTGGGCAAGTTCAAGGCAGAACCATGAGTGGAGCACCAACGCTCTGTGTCCTCCATTCCCACCCACACAGGAGGGGCATCATGAGGCGTGGGCTAAGAAGGCTCTTGGTCCCCAGCACACCAGGACAGCTAGACCCTAGGGCAGATGGGGCTGGCAGGGTCAGGCTATGAGAGATTTTCACACCTGGATCCCCTTTCCCTGACCCCAGCAGTCTTAGAGAAAGGAAGTTTTTCCTGAGTCTTACATCAGGAGAGCATCCTTACCTTATTTTTCTGCTTAAGGATACCATTATAGTCACAGGAACCCTAATGAGAACCTCAGTGGGTAGGAAATAAGGAGACCTGGTGGTAGAGCCCATTGTTTTATAGAACCTATGGTATGGGAACAATCCCAGGAAGTCATTTTGTCCATCCCTCCACCTCTGTTGGGGCCCCCTCCACACCTGACTTGTTTCCATCCCCTAATTCCTTCCTTGTCTCAAAGGCCTGTCTCTTCCCCTGTGTCCTCCTAAACCCCTGAGCTGTGCCTACCCTGCCGCCTGCCCCCTGGAGTTAGGCTGAACTGAGACCATGATCCAGCAGGCAGGCCAGAGATGGAGGCGCGTTGCCATGGTGATGCCATCTTGACCCTCCAGTTTGGGGAGCAGCAGCCAATGTACTCTCCCTATGCTGGCTGTGGGGAAAGATCAAAAGTACAAAAGACTTTCAAAGCCCCATTCCGTCACTTACACCTGAAAATGGCAGCCTTCATGCCGTCTGTTCCCACCATATAATCCTCTTAAGAAAGTGAATGCTAGGCAGCCAGTTTTCCTTACTTTATAGAAGTTCAGAGAGAACAAGAAAAAAGCCTCGAGGCACATGGTGGGTCAGCAGCCTCAAACCCAGGTTTCCTGTCTTCCCCTGTGTCCTTCTAAACCCCTGAGCTGTGCCTGCCCTGCCAAGCTGATGACTTTGCACCAGACCACAGAGAAGGCAGTGTATGCTGCATCCTCAGAGATGAGTGGGTCTGGCTTGCAACTAGGTTGGTGCTGGGCCTACAGGAATGGAGAGGTGAATTCTGAGAGTTTTaaaagcagggaaggagggaggagggtatagctcaagtgatagaacatgtgtttagcatgcacaaggtcttgggttcaatccccagtacctccactaaaaataaacaaacctaattacctcccctctcccaccaaaataaaataaaaaataaataatttttaaaaaaaaaagcagggaaggGACACGACTTGGTGGGTAAAGAGATCCCCCTGAGAAAATGGTCTAAACAAGGGTGGAGGGGAAGAACAGCACAGCCAGGGGATGGAGAGGCTTAGCTCTCACCATCagctctgccctgccctctcctccctgccccaggatGAGCTAAAGAAACTCTACGCCCAGCTCGAGGTCCACAAGACCAAGGAAATGGCCGCTAACAACCCCCACCTGCCCAAGAAGCGGGCCAGCTGGCGCCAGGGCCTGGGCCGCTCCTTCATGAAGTACCTGGCAGAGTTCCCCGAGGCCCTGGCCCGCCAGCACTCCCGGGACTCGGGCTCCCAGGGCCGCAGCAGCCTGCCCGGCTCCTCCCGCCGCCGGCTGCTCAGCACCAGCCTCCAGGAGGAGCCCACCGGGCCGCCGGGCCTGCGCAAGGCCCGCAGCATCTGCGAGCAGGACCGCAATTCCCGTGGGGAGCAGGACCCCCCAGTCTTTGACTCACTGCTGAGGAGGAAGCTGGCCAGGAAGGGCCCGCGATCAGACAGCCAGGAGTCGGCGGCAGCGGGGCCGCCGGCGCTGGGCTTCAGGTCGGCCAGCGCCCACAACCTGACGGTGGGAGAGCGGCTCCCCCGGGCCCGGCCCGCCTCCCTGCACAAGTCGCTCAGCGTCGTGGCTGGCTCCAGGGAAAAGGCCCTGCTCGTGGCCAGCCAGGCCTACCTGGAGGAGACCTACCGGCAGGCGAGGGAgcgggaggagagaaggaaggcagaGGCGGCCTTGGCGAGCCCGGCACGGAGACTGTCGGCCAGGAGGCCGGAGAGAGCGCAGGCGGCCCCCCTGTCGGCCCCACCTTCCCCAGCCAAGAGCAGCAGCCTGGACAGCTCCCAAGCCTCTGGAAAGCTGCATGAGGAGGCTGCTAGAAGGCTGCACCACCCGCCCATCCGGCACCAGGTCTCCACACCCATCATGGGCCTATCTGGGGCTGGCCTGGGGGAGCCAGGGATGCTGTCTCCCACCTCCACCTTGGCTCCAGCTCTGATACCAGCTCTGGCCCCGCCTCCTGCCCTGGCACCTGTCCCAGTACCCCCACAAAGCCCCAGCCTACTCACCTTCATCTGCCCTTGGGAGAATGCAGAACTGccagtgaagaaagaaaatgtggctCAAGAAAGCCCCTTGGGGCCCCAGGGAGGCAACCACTCCCCTGCCCCAGCTcgggccaggctctggagggcCCTCTCTGTGGCAGTAGAGAAAAGGGGGGCCAGGGAGAATGGGATGGACACAGAGGAAGGGCATCTCCAGGGGGAAGCTGATGACGTGGATGACAACAGGCCCAAGATCTTATCTAAATCTCACAGCCTCAAGACCCCTGTTCAGCAGGGTTCCATGCGCAGTCTGGGACTGGCTATCAAAGCTCTGACCCGTTCTCGGAGCACATACAGTGAGAAGGAGAGTGGGGAAGGGAGTcctgagaaggaggagaagggccGAGCTTCAGGGGAGGGTGTGCGGGTGTGCCCCAGATCTCCCAGGCCAGGCCGGCCCAAGGCAGTGAGTAAGCAGGCCGCGCTCACCCCCTGTGATGATGAGGAGTCCCTCCAGAACCAACAGAATGCTCACACCAGCAGAATACTCCAGGTCTGTCACCAGGAGGGCAGCAGGGAACAagaagacagaggcaggaggGCGTCCCGGAGTCTAGGGGACGGGAGGCTCGAGAGAGCAGGTAAAACAGGAACTGCCACACTGAGGCAAGTCAGGCAGAGCACAGTTGGGGACAAAAATGCTAAGCAAGCAAAAGAAGCCCCTGTGGGGTGGCAGGAACTGCCCAAAGCCGGCCTCCAGCCCCTGGGCAGTGCTGACCATAGGCTGACACAGGTATGCCCCTGGGAAGTCACCGAGTCAGAAACGTGTCAGCCTGACAGTAGCAACAAGGCCGAAATCTGCCCCTGGGAGGTGAGTGAAGGAGTTCCTGAGGAGGGGGCATTGAGGCAAGATCTAGATGACtcccagaaagagagagggaaagcctCAAAAAAACCAGAGTCCAAAGATGTGGTTGCTGTTGCTCGGAAAAAGCCAGAGAGGCTGGTCAGGGGGCAGGAGGCAGTGTGTCCCTGGGAGAGTGCTGATCCCGGGGGCCTGTCCCCTCACTCAGCCCCTCAGGACTCTGACAGAACCAAGGGCAGGTCTGAGGCAGTGGGAACTGGGGAGCCTCGAGAGATGGAGATGCCTCAGGGGGAAGCTGCTGGCCCGGGAGCTTGTACATTCGACATTGCCAGGACAGAGCTCTGTCCCTGGGAGGCAAGTGAAGGAGGAGAGAATAAGAAACCGTcccaggagggggaaaaaaagctaccCCAGGAAAAGCAGAAAACTCCCAAGAAAGCAGCCTTCTGGAGAGAACAGAAACTGGGTGAAggcttggagtctctctgtcagTGGGAGAGGACAGATTTCCGTGGCCCCTCA
This portion of the Vicugna pacos chromosome 16, VicPac4, whole genome shotgun sequence genome encodes:
- the GPR179 gene encoding probable G-protein coupled receptor 179, whose translation is MGTGLVVMPPPVWGLLGCCFLFDWAVGGPRPLRSLPALSSQVEPGSEPMWVPSEGAEAALVFLYSGDAKQLSGANCSERYEAHGAGARPGLPPVLWRAAGTVTQAANFLNMLLQANDIRESSVEEDVEWYQALVRSVAEGDPRAYRALLTFNPSPGASHLQLALQATRIGEETVLQDLSGNRVQEESPTGVLDTPDLQKRVLTNDLGSLGSPKWPQGDGYVGDMQHVRLSPPFLECQEGWLRPGWLVTLSATFYGLKPDLSPEVRGQVQMDVDLQSVDINQCANSPGWYSNTHLCDLNSTQCVPLESQGFVLGRYLCRCRPGFYGASSSGGSEESAAQPIGQFGFPQGSSGRLLRCQPCAEGCTSCLDATPCLVEEALALRAVVLACQTCCMLAVFLSMLVSYRCRQSKRIRASGVVLLEAILFGSLLLYFPVFILYFKPSVFRCIALRWVRLLGFAIVYGTVILKLYRVLQLFLSRSAQRGPHLSSGRLLRRLGLLLLLVLGFLAVWTAGVLEQGIQHTPLVTRGHTPTGRHFYLCHHDRWDYIMVVAEMLLLCWGSFLCYATRAVPSAFHEPRYLGIALHNELLLSAAFHAARFVLVPSLHPDWTLLLFFFHTHSTVTTTLALIFIPKFRKPGAPPREEILDEVYEDELDLQRSGSYLNSSIASAWSERSLDPGDIRDELKKLYAQLEVHKTKEMAANNPHLPKKRASWRQGLGRSFMKYLAEFPEALARQHSRDSGSQGRSSLPGSSRRRLLSTSLQEEPTGPPGLRKARSICEQDRNSRGEQDPPVFDSLLRRKLARKGPRSDSQESAAAGPPALGFRSASAHNLTVGERLPRARPASLHKSLSVVAGSREKALLVASQAYLEETYRQAREREERRKAEAALASPARRLSARRPERAQAAPLSAPPSPAKSSSLDSSQASGKLHEEAARRLHHPPIRHQVSTPIMGLSGAGLGEPGMLSPTSTLAPALIPALAPPPALAPVPVPPQSPSLLTFICPWENAELPVKKENVAQESPLGPQGGNHSPAPARARLWRALSVAVEKRGARENGMDTEEGHLQGEADDVDDNRPKILSKSHSLKTPVQQGSMRSLGLAIKALTRSRSTYSEKESGEGSPEKEEKGRASGEGVRVCPRSPRPGRPKAVSKQAALTPCDDEESLQNQQNAHTSRILQVCHQEGSREQEDRGRRASRSLGDGRLERAGKTGTATLRQVRQSTVGDKNAKQAKEAPVGWQELPKAGLQPLGSADHRLTQVCPWEVTESETCQPDSSNKAEICPWEVSEGVPEEGALRQDLDDSQKERGKASKKPESKDVVAVARKKPERLVRGQEAVCPWESADPGGLSPHSAPQDSDRTKGRSEAVGTGEPREMEMPQGEAAGPGACTFDIARTELCPWEASEGGENKKPSQEGEKKLPQEKQKTPKKAAFWREQKLGEGLESLCQWERTDFRGPSAMSIQAPGPPGSLGSLGSSVAEVCPWEAGAAPAVVGKAELCPWELSDEVMGRDMLSQGTGGESLQEKGKTSRKGSFGERREQTGKAVQTFSQQQESVCPWDSTAPGHSSPCLDNSSSKAGGQLPSSGGSRAAQVCPQEDLRSEVNETPAKAEICPWEVSERTTEDWTLGQAPKGRESQKDKEEMPGTSGIKDPTTWEKPEGRLQKQEAVCPWESVDPGSSSSQPGPRDTDRPKTSLQTSGSAGSKTAEICPWDAEETLPAGKAEICPWAVSAGAGEEKALGVAAIRQLPNDTGKASVDSGPGKRAVTDSKKPEGPAQKREAACPWESLDLGGSSQHSDILSSDRPKAGFQGLDRVGCRSDELCPWEAEEVSTSKKAKICPWEVNEGDTRNGLEQDMGIDSAGQREKTPEKGRLTSLGEDISKWETKLSQEQEALCPWEKDLRAPSAQAPEVPDLSSSRSSRVAEGHSLEVSHEAAEKGDVAQDLKTVSFPEHITPEKTPPSKTGEFTAEDEERASSELQRIYLQETMAMAGSVSHPDSQCPDQPKASPQMLPSVEGRLAEVCPCDAPASDTLKPDSNTKAETYSWEVTERIPEEGVSRQDGDGEPGEEKGKALGKPEPSAAAIQKKPERADGKPEAVCLQESQDGGNLSPQPAPQASDGSKGSSEAADSVGARGAEVCPWEAEETPSDKKTEICPGEVSQEAAEKERLGQEVDRESQGQGEMFLPQAGSGGTEEHFSKAAAKVNREQETAESRLSPQPDAPDTDQAEVSPYGARSVGSRMAELCQWEVTDPEGNKIKGTMADIDICLWEGTAAPSEEPGLLALTATRSEILFPAAPENPPCLLVHRPPGDLLPQSKSPCPEVSKPTGTFTLEGVKELQVPSELGPRTSLVPEPSVQEAETQKSSSLIKNQGEAASKAQHEELSFPTVYPWDWE